In a genomic window of Rhopalosiphum maidis isolate BTI-1 chromosome 4, ASM367621v3, whole genome shotgun sequence:
- the LOC113552905 gene encoding regulating synaptic membrane exocytosis protein 2 isoform X4: protein MTAVPAHGTTHIAPSLCRVVALLSAVCWCWVLRMAAEMPDLSHLTPEEREIIESVVHRQKQEEQKEQEIMRRKQEEVILLEEKIRQRSEQQKKAGVELDATCHICLKTKFADGVGHLCNYCGIRCCARCGGKVTLRSSKVIWVCILCRKKQELLSKSGEWINHGMAAAGSDPSRRSEVSSPCMMSDKRPKLERAHSAVEKENVPLLQRSNSLLRRQYSQQEPSSRKEQEHELTDEYYRTGHDDYYRGGQLEGVSHRTGTGNQSSRSSHHQPPLHQFGPAAVDCKQSLMGGRGGPGAVPVRKHKRPGNTMPPDRLHQQQHQQHQHQHQRISFSSSEEEELRSTSECTSCDEHESEKAIYRKMGTINGLRRKKTVRFDHRHHQTTQQTSKDSGFDTGSSIFTSNDDPIYLGDIKQPMSWQRSPDNKFLIGHMVLNKSVWETPISPSSSAAAMLGLKITGGKFLSATGRRCAIIDRVRKGSTADMEGNLKPGDEVLEWNGCLLQGKTQKEVSDIISESKHLPQIELKVSRSILPRRASYGTPTKAKSSSMGLYDLRKDKPYVMVTSPGSPEHLASNPARVLRASKSVSGPNSLHVGGKIQVKLGFDPQSLKLVVTIMAASSLVPRSDGSPRSAYAKVCLLPDTSEKSKRRTKTIMNSTDPKWNQNFSFTTMRRSDLKFKVLQISLWDYDNNPTNQFLGEVLIELGIKKLENLAEWYPLTAHQEITGEGGISIGDYDMEYSGEHLSPPSTLSRQSDSDASDVDDCCSGRRVGADGASISSLGSSISPPPDYDHLDRRKSRRDMSPLQKSYVYGTTIEKKYGYDVSLKQQSVPIRPTTSVSHRSRSAAPTDSPSQHSRSRSKSPTMLSDRRSLSPPDYRYPGGVQSYRQGPSRFLARSATATPTSTPKKRQLPQIPGTMPSSLDERIPYYFDDQTSSVRRRTRQMQPRRIQSRTGGLGRLHHYGGLSDSDIPMQQLRSLTPPHVRGSMMSRGETGDTCDIDDSDSVISSALSTQSEQPRSTIFCDYGASHSRSGSQQSPVMAPTTDSKRAQFSRSLSNADVQTDNITDSGSSGKRRGDSSSLTESAGKSSASGTNSSTSGMGKKSASASQLSATGRKRRLGFGSKGKSSFTVHRSEEVLPGASRPLVKQPSSVSSDGEASQDGESAGQSTEGEVTTFIGKLGPGQKVSRQILGTPYRGDVKIGFNFFVNFMEVTVFEAKDLINVKETKTKLPDTYVKVYLVKGKKCVEKHRTKTIKESLQPKYMEMLKFKSSPAGCLIQVSVWGDYGREKGRKVFMGVAVIYMDSITTSPGSSLTEWYRLFGSSSL from the exons GCGAAAGCAAGAAGAAGTAATTTTATTGGAAGAGAAAATTCGGCAACGTAGTGAACAACAAAAAAAGGCAGGCGTCGAGTTGGACGCAACTTGTCATATATGCCTGAAGACCAAATTTGCCGACGGTGTCGGACACCTGTGCAACTATTGCGGTATCAGATGTTGTGCCAGGTGTGGAGGCAAGGTTACCCTGCGTTCGAGCAAA GTGATATGGGTGTGCATATTGTGTCGGAAAAAACAAGAGCTTCTCAGCAAGTCTGGGGAATGGATCAACCACGGTATGGCAGCCGCGGGCAGCGACCCGTCCCGGCGGTCTGAGGTGTCATCGCCTTGTATGATGTCGGATAAGAGGCCCAAGCTCGAGAGGGCACATAGTGCAGTAGAGAAAGAGAATGTGCCACTGTTGCAGCGGTCCAATAGCCTCCTGCGGCGCCAATACTCCCAACAAGAGCCGTCCAGCCGGAAGGAGCAGGAACATGAACTGACCGATGAGTACTATCGCACA GGTCACGACGATTACTACCGTGGCGGTCAGCTGGAAGGTGTTTCGCACAGGACCGGAACCGGCAACCAGTCGTCCAGGTCTTCACACCACCAGCCCCCGCTGCACCAGTTCGGTCCGGCCGCGGTGGACTGTAAACAGTCGCTTATGGGAGGCCGTGGCGGTCCCGGTGCCGTGCCAGTGCGCAAGCACAAAAGGCCCGGGAATACGATGCCCCCCGATCGGCTACATCAGCAGCAGCATCAACAGCACCAACACCAGCACCAACGCATCAGTTTTTCCAGTTCTGAGGAGGAGGAGTTGAGATCCACGTCCGAGTGCACTAGCTGCGATGAGCACGAAAGCGAAAAAG CAATTTACCGCAAGATGGGTACCATTAATGGACTAAGGCGAAAGAAAACTGTGCGGTTCGATCACCGACATCATCAAACAACACAACAAACGTCCAAAGACTCCGGATTTGACACCGGCAGTTCGATATTCACGTCCAATGACGACCCAATATACCTCGGCGACATTAAG CAACCGATGTCGTGGCAACGGAGCCCCGATAACAAGTTCTTGATAGGTCACATGGTGCTTAACAAGTCTGTTTGGGAGACCCCGATCAGCCCGTCTTCCAGCGCGGCCGCCATGTTGGGCCTGAAAATCACTGGCGGCAAATTCCTATCGGCCACCGGAAGGAGATGTGCGATTATCGATCGCGTCCGGAAAGGCAGTACAGCTGACATGGAGGGAAATTTGAAACCGG GAGACGAGGTGTTGGAATGGAATGGTTGTTTATTGCAAGGAAAAACACAAAAAGAAGTATCGGATATTATTTCAGAATCAAAACATTTGCCTCAAATTGAGCTCAAAGTGTCCAGGTCAATACTTCCGAGAAGAGCAAGTTATGGCACTCCAACTaaag CTAAATCGAGTTCAATGG gCTTATATGATTTGCGTAAAGATAAACCTTATGTAATGGTGACTTCGCCGGGTAGTCCTGAGCATTTGGCTTCGAATCCAGCCCGGGTCTTAAGGGCTTCCAAAAGTGTTAGTGGACCGAATAGTTTACATGTCGGAGGGAAGATACag GTCAAATTAGGTTTTGACCCGCAATCATTAAAGTTGGTCGTAACTATAATGGCCGCTTCAAGTCTGGTACCGCGGTCTGATGGTTCACCAAGATCAGCATACGCCAAAGTATGTCTTTTACCCGATACAAGTGAGAAATCTAAACGAAGGACTAAAACGATAATGAACTCCACTGATCCTAAATGGaatcaaaatttttcatttacaacTATGAGAAGGTCAGATTTGAAGTTTAAAGTTCTTCAAATTTCGTTGTGGGATTATGATAATAACCCTACAAATCAGTTTCTTGGAGAGGTACTAATCGAAttgggaataaaaaaattagaaaacttGGCTGAATGGTATCCATTAACTGCACATCAAGAAATAact GGAGAAGGTGGTATTTCAATAGGTGATTATGATATGGAATACTCAGGAGAACACTTGTCTCCACCATCTACATTATCTCGACAATCAGATTCAGATGCTTCGGATGTTGATGATTGTTGTAGTGGACGACGAGTTGGAGCAGATGGCGCGTCTATAAGTAGCCTTGGTAGTTCTATAAG CCCGCCGCCTGATTATGATCATTTGGATCGGAGAAAAAGTCGTAGGGATATGTCACCACTGCAAAAGTCATATGTGTATGGCActacaattgaaaaaaaatatggatacGACGTcagtttaaaa CAGCAGTCCGTTCCAATTCGACCTACTACAAGTGTTAGTCATAGATCGAGATCTGCTGCACCAACTGATTCTCCTAGTCAACATTCCAGATCACGTTCAAAAAGTCCAACTATGCTCTCCGATAGAAGAAGTTTATCTCCACCAGACTATAGGTATCCCGGAGGTGTTCAAAGCTATAGACAAGGTCCTTCAAGATTCTTAGCTAGGTCAGCAACAGCTACTCCTACATCCACGCCAAAAAAACGTCAACTTCCCCAAATTCCAGGAACTATGCCTTCTTCTTTAGATGAACGAATTCCATAT tattttgaTGACCAAACGTCATCGGTCCGAAGAAGAACGAGACAAATGCAACCTCGAAGAATTCAGAGTAGAACAGGAGGCCTTGGTAGATTACACCATTATGGTGGATTAAGTGATAGTGATATACCTATGCAACAACTTCGATCTCTGACACCTCCACATGTTAGAGGATCAATGATGTCCAGAGGAGAAACTGGGGATACTTGTGATATTGATGATAGCGATAGTGTTATCAGCAGTGCTTTATCTACGCAATCTGAACAGCCCAGATCAACGATATTTTG TGATTATGGAGCGTCGCACAGTAGATCTGGATCACAACAATCTCCCGTTATGGCACCAACAACCGATAGCAAGAGGGCTCAATTTTCACGGAGCCTATCTAATGCTGATGTACAGACAGATAACATAACCg attctggtAGTTCAGGAAAACGAAGAGGCGATTCGTCTTCCTTAACAGAAAGTGCCGGTAAAAGCTCAGCTTCTGGGACCAATTCTTCCACTTCTGGTATGGGCAAAAAAAGTGCGTCAGCTTCTCAATTATCAGCAACCG GGCGCAAGCGTAGGTTAGGTTTTGGTTCGAAAGGAAAATCTTCGTTTACGGTGCACAGAAGTGAAGAAGTGCTGCCTGGGGCAAGTCGCCCCCTCGTCAAACAGCCGTCCAGCGTTTCTAGTGACGGTGAAGCATCCCAAGACGGCGAAAG CGCCGGCCAGTCCACCGAGGGTGAAGTGACTACGTTTATTGGTAAACTTGGACCAGGACAAAAAGTTAGTCGACAAATATTGGGGACTCCATATCGAGGTGACGTTAAAATCGGATTCAATTTTTTCGTTAACTTTATGGAAGTTACAGTTTTTGAAGCCAAGGatctaattaatgttaaagaaACGAAAACAAAGCTTCCag ataCATATGTTAAAGTATACCTAGTGAAAGGCAAAAAATGTGTGGAAAAACATcgtacaaaaacaattaaagaGAGCTTGCAACCTAAGTACATGGAAATgctcaaatttaaaagttccCCTGCAGGTTGTTTAATCCAG gTGTCGGTGTGGGGTGATTACGGACGCGAAAAAGGAAGAAAAGTATTTATGGGAGTGGCCGTAATTTATATGGATAGCATCACTACGAGTCCCGGATCATCATTGACGGAATGGTACAGGCTGTTCGGATCGTCGTCGTTG TGA
- the LOC113552905 gene encoding regulating synaptic membrane exocytosis protein 2 isoform X2 has product MTAVPAHGTTHIAPSLCRVVALLSAVCWCWVLRMAAEMPDLSHLTPEEREIIESVVHRQKQEEQKEQEIMRRKQEEVILLEEKIRQRSEQQKKAGVELDATCHICLKTKFADGVGHLCNYCGIRCCARCGGKVTLRSSKVIWVCILCRKKQELLSKSGEWINHGMAAAGSDPSRRSEVSSPCMMSDKRPKLERAHSAVEKENVPLLQRSNSLLRRQYSQQEPSSRKEQEHELTDEYYRTGHDDYYRGGQLEGVSHRTGTGNQSSRSSHHQPPLHQFGPAAVDCKQSLMGGRGGPGAVPVRKHKRPGNTMPPDRLHQQQHQQHQHQHQRISFSSSEEEELRSTSECTSCDEHESEKAIYRKMGTINGLRRKKTVRFDHRHHQTTQQTSKDSGFDTGSSIFTSNDDPIYLGDIKQPMSWQRSPDNKFLIGHMVLNKSVWETPISPSSSAAAMLGLKITGGKFLSATGRRCAIIDRVRKGSTADMEGNLKPGDEVLEWNGCLLQGKTQKEVSDIISESKHLPQIELKVSRSILPRRASYGTPTKAKSSSMGLYDLRKDKPYVMVTSPGSPEHLASNPARVLRASKSVSGPNSLHVGGKIQVKLGFDPQSLKLVVTIMAASSLVPRSDGSPRSAYAKVCLLPDTSEKSKRRTKTIMNSTDPKWNQNFSFTTMRRSDLKFKVLQISLWDYDNNPTNQFLGEVLIELGIKKLENLAEWYPLTAHQEITGEGGISIGDYDMEYSGEHLSPPSTLSRQSDSDASDVDDCCSGRRVGADGASISSLGSSISPPPDYDHLDRRKSRRDMSPLQKSYVYGTTIEKKYGYDVSLKQQSVPIRPTTSVSHRSRSAAPTDSPSQHSRSRSKSPTMLSDRRSLSPPDYRYPGGVQSYRQGPSRFLARSATATPTSTPKKRQLPQIPGTMPSSLDERIPYYFDDQTSSVRRRTRQMQPRRIQSRTGGLGRLHHYGGLSDSDIPMQQLRSLTPPHVRGSMMSRGETGDTCDIDDSDSVISSALSTQSEQPRSTIFCDYGASHSRSGSQQSPVMAPTTDSKRAQFSRSLSNADVQTDNITDSGSSGKRRGDSSSLTESAGKSSASGTNSSTSGMGKKSASASQLSATGRKRRLGFGSKGKSSFTVHRSEEVLPGASRPLVKQPSSVSSDGEASQDGERLIIAGQSTEGEVTTFIGKLGPGQKVSRQILGTPYRGDVKIGFNFFVNFMEVTVFEAKDLINVKETKTKLPDTYVKVYLVKGKKCVEKHRTKTIKESLQPKYMEMLKFKSSPAGCLIQVSVWGDYGREKGRKVFMGVAVIYMDSITTSPGSSLTEWYRLFGSSSL; this is encoded by the exons GCGAAAGCAAGAAGAAGTAATTTTATTGGAAGAGAAAATTCGGCAACGTAGTGAACAACAAAAAAAGGCAGGCGTCGAGTTGGACGCAACTTGTCATATATGCCTGAAGACCAAATTTGCCGACGGTGTCGGACACCTGTGCAACTATTGCGGTATCAGATGTTGTGCCAGGTGTGGAGGCAAGGTTACCCTGCGTTCGAGCAAA GTGATATGGGTGTGCATATTGTGTCGGAAAAAACAAGAGCTTCTCAGCAAGTCTGGGGAATGGATCAACCACGGTATGGCAGCCGCGGGCAGCGACCCGTCCCGGCGGTCTGAGGTGTCATCGCCTTGTATGATGTCGGATAAGAGGCCCAAGCTCGAGAGGGCACATAGTGCAGTAGAGAAAGAGAATGTGCCACTGTTGCAGCGGTCCAATAGCCTCCTGCGGCGCCAATACTCCCAACAAGAGCCGTCCAGCCGGAAGGAGCAGGAACATGAACTGACCGATGAGTACTATCGCACA GGTCACGACGATTACTACCGTGGCGGTCAGCTGGAAGGTGTTTCGCACAGGACCGGAACCGGCAACCAGTCGTCCAGGTCTTCACACCACCAGCCCCCGCTGCACCAGTTCGGTCCGGCCGCGGTGGACTGTAAACAGTCGCTTATGGGAGGCCGTGGCGGTCCCGGTGCCGTGCCAGTGCGCAAGCACAAAAGGCCCGGGAATACGATGCCCCCCGATCGGCTACATCAGCAGCAGCATCAACAGCACCAACACCAGCACCAACGCATCAGTTTTTCCAGTTCTGAGGAGGAGGAGTTGAGATCCACGTCCGAGTGCACTAGCTGCGATGAGCACGAAAGCGAAAAAG CAATTTACCGCAAGATGGGTACCATTAATGGACTAAGGCGAAAGAAAACTGTGCGGTTCGATCACCGACATCATCAAACAACACAACAAACGTCCAAAGACTCCGGATTTGACACCGGCAGTTCGATATTCACGTCCAATGACGACCCAATATACCTCGGCGACATTAAG CAACCGATGTCGTGGCAACGGAGCCCCGATAACAAGTTCTTGATAGGTCACATGGTGCTTAACAAGTCTGTTTGGGAGACCCCGATCAGCCCGTCTTCCAGCGCGGCCGCCATGTTGGGCCTGAAAATCACTGGCGGCAAATTCCTATCGGCCACCGGAAGGAGATGTGCGATTATCGATCGCGTCCGGAAAGGCAGTACAGCTGACATGGAGGGAAATTTGAAACCGG GAGACGAGGTGTTGGAATGGAATGGTTGTTTATTGCAAGGAAAAACACAAAAAGAAGTATCGGATATTATTTCAGAATCAAAACATTTGCCTCAAATTGAGCTCAAAGTGTCCAGGTCAATACTTCCGAGAAGAGCAAGTTATGGCACTCCAACTaaag CTAAATCGAGTTCAATGG gCTTATATGATTTGCGTAAAGATAAACCTTATGTAATGGTGACTTCGCCGGGTAGTCCTGAGCATTTGGCTTCGAATCCAGCCCGGGTCTTAAGGGCTTCCAAAAGTGTTAGTGGACCGAATAGTTTACATGTCGGAGGGAAGATACag GTCAAATTAGGTTTTGACCCGCAATCATTAAAGTTGGTCGTAACTATAATGGCCGCTTCAAGTCTGGTACCGCGGTCTGATGGTTCACCAAGATCAGCATACGCCAAAGTATGTCTTTTACCCGATACAAGTGAGAAATCTAAACGAAGGACTAAAACGATAATGAACTCCACTGATCCTAAATGGaatcaaaatttttcatttacaacTATGAGAAGGTCAGATTTGAAGTTTAAAGTTCTTCAAATTTCGTTGTGGGATTATGATAATAACCCTACAAATCAGTTTCTTGGAGAGGTACTAATCGAAttgggaataaaaaaattagaaaacttGGCTGAATGGTATCCATTAACTGCACATCAAGAAATAact GGAGAAGGTGGTATTTCAATAGGTGATTATGATATGGAATACTCAGGAGAACACTTGTCTCCACCATCTACATTATCTCGACAATCAGATTCAGATGCTTCGGATGTTGATGATTGTTGTAGTGGACGACGAGTTGGAGCAGATGGCGCGTCTATAAGTAGCCTTGGTAGTTCTATAAG CCCGCCGCCTGATTATGATCATTTGGATCGGAGAAAAAGTCGTAGGGATATGTCACCACTGCAAAAGTCATATGTGTATGGCActacaattgaaaaaaaatatggatacGACGTcagtttaaaa CAGCAGTCCGTTCCAATTCGACCTACTACAAGTGTTAGTCATAGATCGAGATCTGCTGCACCAACTGATTCTCCTAGTCAACATTCCAGATCACGTTCAAAAAGTCCAACTATGCTCTCCGATAGAAGAAGTTTATCTCCACCAGACTATAGGTATCCCGGAGGTGTTCAAAGCTATAGACAAGGTCCTTCAAGATTCTTAGCTAGGTCAGCAACAGCTACTCCTACATCCACGCCAAAAAAACGTCAACTTCCCCAAATTCCAGGAACTATGCCTTCTTCTTTAGATGAACGAATTCCATAT tattttgaTGACCAAACGTCATCGGTCCGAAGAAGAACGAGACAAATGCAACCTCGAAGAATTCAGAGTAGAACAGGAGGCCTTGGTAGATTACACCATTATGGTGGATTAAGTGATAGTGATATACCTATGCAACAACTTCGATCTCTGACACCTCCACATGTTAGAGGATCAATGATGTCCAGAGGAGAAACTGGGGATACTTGTGATATTGATGATAGCGATAGTGTTATCAGCAGTGCTTTATCTACGCAATCTGAACAGCCCAGATCAACGATATTTTG TGATTATGGAGCGTCGCACAGTAGATCTGGATCACAACAATCTCCCGTTATGGCACCAACAACCGATAGCAAGAGGGCTCAATTTTCACGGAGCCTATCTAATGCTGATGTACAGACAGATAACATAACCg attctggtAGTTCAGGAAAACGAAGAGGCGATTCGTCTTCCTTAACAGAAAGTGCCGGTAAAAGCTCAGCTTCTGGGACCAATTCTTCCACTTCTGGTATGGGCAAAAAAAGTGCGTCAGCTTCTCAATTATCAGCAACCG GGCGCAAGCGTAGGTTAGGTTTTGGTTCGAAAGGAAAATCTTCGTTTACGGTGCACAGAAGTGAAGAAGTGCTGCCTGGGGCAAGTCGCCCCCTCGTCAAACAGCCGTCCAGCGTTTCTAGTGACGGTGAAGCATCCCAAGACGGCGAAAGgttaataat CGCCGGCCAGTCCACCGAGGGTGAAGTGACTACGTTTATTGGTAAACTTGGACCAGGACAAAAAGTTAGTCGACAAATATTGGGGACTCCATATCGAGGTGACGTTAAAATCGGATTCAATTTTTTCGTTAACTTTATGGAAGTTACAGTTTTTGAAGCCAAGGatctaattaatgttaaagaaACGAAAACAAAGCTTCCag ataCATATGTTAAAGTATACCTAGTGAAAGGCAAAAAATGTGTGGAAAAACATcgtacaaaaacaattaaagaGAGCTTGCAACCTAAGTACATGGAAATgctcaaatttaaaagttccCCTGCAGGTTGTTTAATCCAG gTGTCGGTGTGGGGTGATTACGGACGCGAAAAAGGAAGAAAAGTATTTATGGGAGTGGCCGTAATTTATATGGATAGCATCACTACGAGTCCCGGATCATCATTGACGGAATGGTACAGGCTGTTCGGATCGTCGTCGTTG TGA